In one window of Tellurirhabdus rosea DNA:
- the rlmB gene encoding 23S rRNA (guanosine(2251)-2'-O)-methyltransferase RlmB, translating to MENRRNPRVNRHHSDRPKPNPEEFVFGVQSVTETLRSGKDIDRLYLLKGGSYPEIQQLAFERKVTIQRVPPERLDRITRKNHQGAICFVSSVHYAKLSNIIADVFEQGNVPLLLVLDRITDVRNFGAIARTAECAGVQGIVIPARGAALINADAMKTSSGALNHVAVSREVNLEETIKYLKESGIKVVACTEKTDNYLYEVDLSGPTAIVMGSEEDGISPELLHLADHHARIPLVGNVESLNVSVATGVVLYEAVRQRIFSGE from the coding sequence ATGGAGAACAGGCGCAATCCGCGAGTAAATCGTCATCATTCCGACCGTCCGAAGCCCAACCCCGAGGAGTTTGTCTTTGGCGTTCAATCTGTTACCGAAACGCTCCGGTCCGGCAAGGACATCGACCGGCTGTATCTGCTCAAAGGCGGCAGCTACCCGGAAATACAACAACTCGCCTTTGAACGTAAAGTGACCATCCAGCGCGTTCCACCCGAACGGCTGGACCGGATTACCCGCAAAAATCACCAGGGCGCGATCTGCTTCGTGTCGTCGGTGCATTACGCAAAGTTGTCGAACATCATTGCCGACGTATTCGAACAGGGGAACGTGCCGCTGCTGCTGGTTCTGGACCGGATTACGGACGTGCGCAATTTCGGAGCCATCGCCCGGACTGCCGAATGCGCCGGGGTGCAGGGCATTGTGATTCCGGCCCGGGGTGCTGCCTTGATTAATGCCGACGCCATGAAAACGTCTTCGGGCGCGTTGAATCACGTGGCCGTCAGCCGCGAGGTGAACCTGGAGGAAACGATCAAATACCTGAAGGAATCGGGCATCAAAGTAGTGGCCTGTACCGAAAAAACGGACAATTACCTGTACGAAGTGGATCTGTCCGGCCCGACGGCCATCGTCATGGGCTCCGAAGAGGACGGCATTTCGCCGGAGCTGCTGCATCTGGCCGATCACCACGCCCGGATTCCGCTGGTAGGCAACGTCGAATCGCTGAACGTCTCGGTGGCGACGGGTGTCGTGCTGTACGAAGCCGTACGGCAGCGGATTTTCAGCGGGGAATAA
- a CDS encoding c-type cytochrome, whose protein sequence is MKKLFGLFVAVLVGTAAVDAQAQTKVPDDINALLQKNTCLACHNADKRVVGPAYKDVAKKKYTNDQIVDLIYNPKPEHWPGYPPMAPMKQVPKDEALKIAKWINSLNGGAAAKTATKKKA, encoded by the coding sequence ATGAAAAAACTGTTTGGATTGTTTGTTGCGGTGCTGGTAGGAACGGCGGCTGTCGATGCACAGGCGCAGACCAAAGTGCCCGACGACATCAATGCCCTGTTGCAGAAGAATACCTGTCTGGCCTGCCACAATGCCGATAAGCGCGTCGTGGGTCCGGCTTATAAGGATGTTGCCAAGAAAAAATACACCAACGACCAGATTGTGGACCTGATTTACAATCCGAAACCTGAGCACTGGCCCGGCTATCCTCCGATGGCACCGATGAAGCAGGTGCCGAAGGACGAGGCGCTGAAAATCGCCAAGTGGATCAACTCCCTGAACGGCGGCGCAGCGGCTAAAACGGCGACCAAGAAAAAAGCATAA
- a CDS encoding crotonase/enoyl-CoA hydratase family protein, with protein sequence MENSYQSLRVETADGVATLTLLGPGKGNAMGPEFWDELPRAADALTQDSAVRVIIVRGSGDHFSYGLDLPRMLPRMGALLTGTVMADGRRKLMAMIRQMQSGFQKLHESPKPVIAAVHGWCIGGGVNFIAACDIRLCSAEAKFSLREARLAITPDIGGLQWLPGIIGEGYTRELAFTARDFDAAFAEKIRLVNHVYASPEELFARAAEMARQIADNSATAVQGAKAVLNYGIGKAIEDGLQYVAVWNSSQLQSADFAEAIQATMERRKPVFNQ encoded by the coding sequence ATGGAGAATTCCTATCAATCCTTACGGGTAGAAACCGCCGACGGCGTCGCCACGCTCACCTTGCTGGGTCCCGGCAAAGGAAACGCGATGGGGCCGGAATTCTGGGACGAACTGCCCCGAGCCGCCGACGCACTGACGCAGGATTCCGCTGTTCGTGTCATCATCGTGCGCGGGAGCGGCGACCATTTCAGCTATGGTCTGGATTTGCCCCGGATGCTCCCCCGCATGGGCGCCCTGCTGACCGGCACCGTCATGGCCGACGGCCGCCGCAAGCTCATGGCTATGATCCGGCAGATGCAGAGCGGTTTTCAGAAACTGCACGAATCGCCGAAGCCCGTCATTGCGGCGGTGCATGGCTGGTGCATCGGCGGAGGTGTCAACTTCATCGCTGCCTGCGACATCCGGCTTTGTTCGGCCGAAGCGAAGTTTAGTCTGCGCGAGGCCCGGTTGGCCATCACGCCCGATATTGGCGGTCTGCAATGGCTACCCGGCATCATCGGCGAAGGCTACACCCGCGAACTGGCGTTTACGGCCCGGGATTTTGACGCCGCTTTTGCCGAAAAAATCCGGCTGGTTAATCATGTGTACGCCAGTCCGGAAGAGCTTTTTGCCAGAGCGGCCGAAATGGCCCGGCAGATTGCCGACAACTCGGCCACGGCCGTACAGGGCGCGAAAGCCGTGTTGAACTACGGCATCGGCAAAGCCATCGAGGACGGCCTGCAATACGTCGCCGTCTGGAATTCCTCCCAGCTTCAGTCCGCCGACTTCGCCGAAGCGATTCAGGCGACAATGGAACGGCGGAAGCCGGTTTTTAATCAATAG
- a CDS encoding class I SAM-dependent methyltransferase, whose translation MYKTTEITSAEIASDNPVHQRLLFPYVEAAKMVSGKVLEIGCGWGRGTELLTQAADHYTGIDKNGALIEALQQQYPQSRFMQANIPPLAGPNGVPLPDNEFDYVVTFQVIEHIENDDLFVKEACRVLKPGGTLLLTTVNRLFSLTRNPWHVREYTADELKNLLRRHFPTVATEGIHGNAKVMEYYEQNKASVEKFTRFDILNLQYRLPRWMLQIPYDILNRMNRNKLHEQGGLAAEIHYTDYVRSQNPAGSLDFFYLAKK comes from the coding sequence ATGTATAAAACCACCGAAATCACCTCTGCCGAAATCGCTTCGGACAATCCCGTTCACCAGCGGCTGCTGTTTCCCTACGTCGAAGCGGCAAAGATGGTCAGCGGCAAGGTGCTCGAAATAGGCTGCGGCTGGGGACGGGGAACCGAACTGCTCACCCAGGCGGCCGATCACTACACTGGAATCGACAAGAACGGCGCGCTCATCGAAGCCCTCCAGCAGCAATACCCGCAGTCCCGGTTCATGCAGGCGAACATCCCGCCGCTGGCCGGCCCCAACGGCGTACCGCTGCCGGACAACGAATTTGATTATGTAGTGACGTTCCAGGTTATCGAGCACATCGAAAACGACGACCTGTTTGTCAAAGAAGCCTGCCGCGTGCTGAAGCCGGGCGGAACGCTGCTGCTGACGACGGTCAACCGGCTTTTCTCGCTCACCCGGAATCCCTGGCACGTCCGCGAATACACCGCCGACGAGTTGAAGAACCTCCTGCGCCGCCATTTCCCGACCGTAGCCACGGAAGGAATTCACGGCAACGCGAAGGTGATGGAGTACTACGAACAGAATAAGGCGTCGGTCGAAAAATTCACCCGCTTCGACATTCTGAACCTGCAATACCGCCTGCCGCGCTGGATGCTCCAGATTCCGTACGACATTTTGAACCGCATGAACCGTAACAAACTGCACGAGCAGGGTGGCCTGGCGGCCGAAATTCACTACACCGACTACGTCCGCAGCCAGAACCCGGCGGGCAGTCTGGACTTCTTCTATCTGGCGAAAAAATAA
- a CDS encoding GWxTD domain-containing protein, whose translation MNVRILLLSIAILTGAFSSGSLLTGCTSSKKAKELARQRAQKAGTQTAQSTPTRPAGSSTTPSSPTSGPDWRMTSVKSRYLHKDSSTVRVYMNVIAQKGQAFATVDDLGARFVLNYVIYPDYNNRERLGYGSVTLSNQNVTADVPDKEDHHLTVFFDVPKPKTVVSGVMLAEFVETNSGRKVLHDLPIRFRQTRLSDHFTFFDPKTGLPVLKNFATVNDTVLIRDVAGTSRPLQVLRYRHEFEAASSPMNTTPRTTPRSLNVDSTLTVTTNQPVILPAEGLYLFLADTTDANGVGLLVGDKRFPRLTRPEKLVKPVMYMSTTQENGELNRATDVKKALDRYWLTLMAGNQDVARRTVRAYYNRVEEANRLFTTHKEGWKTDKGMIYIILGPPDRVQRSRDREVWVYNQRANVSEINFTFTRRPNQFVEDHYELVRYVEYQPIWYPVVEAWRTGAIRE comes from the coding sequence ATGAACGTTCGTATTTTACTTCTCAGTATAGCCATTCTGACCGGAGCTTTCTCGTCGGGGTCCCTCCTGACCGGATGCACTTCTTCCAAAAAAGCGAAAGAACTGGCACGGCAACGGGCCCAGAAAGCCGGGACCCAGACCGCACAGAGCACGCCGACACGCCCCGCAGGCAGCAGCACGACGCCTTCCTCGCCGACTTCCGGTCCGGACTGGAGGATGACCTCCGTCAAAAGCCGCTATCTGCACAAAGATTCCTCGACGGTCCGGGTATACATGAACGTCATTGCCCAGAAGGGACAGGCCTTCGCGACGGTGGACGACCTGGGCGCCCGTTTTGTGCTAAACTACGTTATCTACCCCGACTACAACAACCGGGAGCGGCTTGGCTACGGCTCGGTTACGCTGAGCAACCAGAACGTCACGGCCGACGTGCCCGATAAAGAAGACCATCACCTGACCGTTTTCTTTGATGTTCCCAAACCCAAAACGGTCGTGTCGGGCGTGATGCTGGCCGAATTTGTCGAAACCAACAGCGGCCGGAAGGTTCTGCACGACCTGCCGATCCGTTTCCGGCAAACCCGCCTGAGCGACCACTTCACGTTTTTCGACCCGAAAACGGGCCTGCCGGTGCTGAAAAACTTCGCGACGGTCAACGACACGGTTCTGATCCGCGACGTTGCGGGCACTTCGCGACCGCTCCAGGTGCTGCGCTACCGGCACGAGTTCGAAGCGGCCTCTTCCCCGATGAACACCACCCCCCGGACGACCCCGCGCTCGCTGAACGTGGACTCGACCCTGACGGTGACGACCAACCAGCCGGTTATTCTTCCGGCAGAAGGACTTTATCTTTTTCTGGCCGACACCACCGACGCCAACGGCGTGGGTCTGCTGGTGGGCGACAAGCGTTTTCCGCGGCTGACCCGTCCTGAAAAGCTGGTCAAGCCGGTCATGTACATGAGCACAACCCAGGAAAACGGGGAACTTAACCGGGCTACCGACGTTAAGAAAGCACTGGACCGTTACTGGCTGACGCTGATGGCGGGCAATCAGGACGTGGCGCGCCGGACCGTCCGGGCCTATTACAACCGCGTGGAGGAAGCCAACCGGCTGTTTACGACGCATAAGGAAGGCTGGAAAACCGACAAGGGCATGATTTACATCATCCTCGGTCCGCCCGACCGCGTGCAGCGCAGCCGCGACCGCGAAGTGTGGGTGTATAACCAGCGCGCCAACGTCTCCGAGATCAATTTTACATTTACCAGAAGACCCAATCAATTTGTCGAGGACCACTATGAACTGGTGCGGTACGTGGAGTACCAACCCATCTGGTATCCCGTCGTAGAAGCATGGAGAACAGGCGCAATCCGCGAGTAA
- a CDS encoding VRR-NUC domain-containing protein encodes MASGQQQLELPPKYYLDYFRYLIGFVRRMYGHLLNESETSFIDRFENLTEDAQCLFVRFSNRRGLFFRINKLQYKEIEELPAAVGELLIQGFIERLNPHHEVMGNEVLNTFTKPELLSLLPLEPEELRPLSKEKKEGILRYALHELDFAEIVTSLTTRETVVKMNYEAEVMMLKYLFFGNRSSDMSEFVIRDLGKVSFERYDESKLTPRFFSRKEVEDKLLISLTNEEFHELQDAATPPEDIYNWFMNWNETRPELTEIAIPGYARLVTRVGGYLERQKLPEQAMQVYQLTDKVPARERRVRLLAKSGLTEEALALCDDIALTPQNADERFFAVDFREKILSAAEKKRSRKSTTRFLSDAESVAIPAVYRHHVEAGVMNHFLEEGREAAFSENYPWRGLFGLVFWDVIYDANVSAIHHPLQRAPSDFYLPDFYLKREDALKKRLASLKTRDDWRAHTEKIFREKAGITNVLVDWNEELLNLVLRIIDLLEPEQLGLILLEMSRNLRENTRGFPDLLIWNETGDYEFVEVKSPTDHLSAQQLHWLQFFQTLDVRARVLRVEWV; translated from the coding sequence ATGGCTTCCGGACAGCAACAACTTGAATTACCGCCGAAATATTACCTCGATTATTTCCGCTACCTCATCGGCTTTGTCCGCCGGATGTATGGACATTTGTTAAACGAGTCGGAAACGTCGTTTATTGACCGTTTTGAAAACCTAACCGAAGACGCGCAGTGCTTGTTCGTGCGATTCAGCAACCGGCGCGGTCTGTTTTTCCGGATCAATAAGCTGCAATATAAAGAAATCGAAGAACTGCCTGCCGCCGTCGGCGAGCTGCTCATTCAGGGATTCATCGAACGCCTCAACCCGCACCACGAGGTGATGGGCAACGAGGTGCTGAACACGTTTACCAAGCCCGAACTGCTCAGTCTGCTGCCGCTGGAGCCGGAAGAACTGCGCCCGCTGTCGAAGGAAAAGAAAGAAGGCATCCTCCGGTACGCCCTGCACGAACTGGATTTTGCCGAAATCGTGACGAGCCTGACCACCCGCGAAACGGTGGTCAAGATGAATTACGAGGCGGAGGTGATGATGCTGAAATACCTGTTTTTCGGCAACCGTTCGTCGGATATGAGCGAATTTGTCATCCGCGACCTCGGCAAGGTGAGCTTTGAGCGTTACGACGAAAGCAAGCTGACGCCCCGCTTCTTCAGCCGCAAGGAAGTGGAGGACAAACTGCTTATTTCGCTGACCAACGAAGAATTCCACGAACTGCAGGACGCCGCCACGCCGCCCGAGGACATTTACAACTGGTTCATGAACTGGAACGAAACCCGGCCCGAGCTGACCGAAATTGCCATTCCCGGCTATGCCCGGCTTGTGACCCGCGTCGGCGGCTACCTCGAACGGCAGAAACTGCCCGAACAGGCCATGCAGGTCTACCAGCTCACCGATAAGGTTCCGGCCCGCGAACGCCGCGTTCGGCTGCTGGCCAAATCCGGCCTGACAGAAGAGGCGCTGGCCCTCTGCGACGATATTGCGCTGACGCCCCAGAACGCCGACGAGCGGTTTTTTGCGGTTGATTTCCGGGAAAAAATCCTGTCGGCGGCCGAAAAGAAGCGGAGCCGCAAGTCCACGACGCGCTTTTTGTCGGACGCCGAAAGTGTGGCGATTCCCGCCGTGTACCGGCACCACGTCGAAGCGGGCGTCATGAATCATTTTCTGGAAGAAGGCCGGGAGGCGGCTTTCTCCGAAAATTATCCCTGGCGCGGGCTGTTCGGGCTGGTATTCTGGGACGTTATTTACGACGCCAACGTCTCGGCCATCCACCACCCGCTGCAGCGCGCCCCGTCGGACTTTTACCTGCCGGACTTTTACCTGAAACGGGAGGATGCCCTGAAAAAGCGGCTGGCCAGTCTCAAGACCCGGGACGACTGGCGGGCGCATACCGAAAAGATTTTTCGGGAAAAAGCCGGTATCACCAACGTGCTGGTTGACTGGAACGAGGAACTGCTGAACCTGGTCCTGCGAATCATCGACCTGCTGGAACCGGAGCAGCTGGGCCTGATTCTGCTGGAAATGTCGCGGAACCTGCGCGAAAACACCCGGGGCTTTCCGGACCTGCTGATCTGGAACGAAACCGGCGACTACGAATTTGTCGAGGTCAAATCCCCGACCGACCACCTGAGTGCCCAGCAGCTGCACTGGCTACAGTTTTTCCAGACGCTGGACGTGCGGGCGCGCGTGCTGCGGGTAGAGTGGGTCTGA
- a CDS encoding SDR family oxidoreductase, producing MTQGMLRDGALQGKTIIVTGGGTGLGKSMTRYFLQLGANVTICSRRQNVLDDTARELTDELAGAPGAGQVLAVACDVRKPDEIEKVIGATIERFGRIDGLLNNSAGNFISPTERLSYKAFDVVVDIVLRGTYYFTLAVGKYWIENKIRGTVLNISTTYASTGSGYVVPSAVAKGGALIMTKSLAAEWGKYGIRLNCIAPGPFPTKGAWDRLFPEPLMKMMDPTSRIPLKRVGEHQELANLAAYLMSDYSAYMTGECVTIDGGEVLSNGEFNHLEQVTPEMWDLIAQSIKQANRESK from the coding sequence ATGACTCAGGGCATGCTCCGCGACGGAGCTTTACAAGGCAAAACCATTATTGTGACGGGCGGCGGTACGGGCCTCGGCAAGTCCATGACCCGCTATTTTCTGCAACTGGGCGCGAATGTGACCATCTGCAGTCGTCGGCAAAATGTTCTGGACGATACGGCCCGGGAACTGACCGACGAACTGGCCGGTGCGCCGGGAGCCGGTCAGGTGCTGGCCGTGGCCTGCGATGTCCGGAAGCCGGATGAAATCGAAAAGGTCATCGGCGCGACGATTGAACGGTTCGGGCGCATCGACGGGCTGCTCAACAACTCGGCAGGCAACTTCATCAGCCCCACCGAACGACTGTCGTACAAAGCCTTTGATGTGGTGGTCGATATTGTGCTGCGCGGCACGTATTATTTCACGCTCGCTGTCGGTAAATACTGGATCGAGAACAAGATTCGGGGCACGGTGCTGAATATTTCCACTACGTACGCCTCCACGGGTTCGGGCTACGTGGTGCCCTCGGCAGTGGCTAAAGGCGGGGCGCTCATCATGACTAAATCGCTGGCCGCCGAATGGGGTAAGTACGGCATTCGCCTTAACTGCATTGCACCGGGGCCCTTCCCGACCAAAGGGGCCTGGGACCGGCTGTTTCCGGAACCTTTAATGAAAATGATGGACCCAACGAGCCGTATCCCGCTCAAACGGGTGGGCGAACACCAGGAACTGGCCAACCTGGCGGCTTACCTGATGTCCGACTATTCGGCCTACATGACGGGCGAATGCGTCACCATCGACGGCGGCGAAGTGCTTTCCAACGGGGAGTTCAATCACCTTGAACAGGTAACGCCGGAGATGTGGGACCTGATTGCGCAGAGCATCAAGCAGGCCAATCGGGAAAGCAAGTAA
- a CDS encoding class I SAM-dependent methyltransferase encodes MSTLDRFSGHASLYARYRIDYPNSLYDFLLSRTPNRRRAWDCATGNGQAAVVLADYFDEVEATDLSANQLENAPARGNLTYRVSAAEKTPFPDAHFDLVTVAQALHWFDVDAFHAEVRRVARPGATLAEWGYGLNEVSPEVDRIVRYFYNDLVGPFWDAMRRHVEDQYAQLAFPFADIRHERFVASRLWDSGRFLNYLRTWSSVQKYQKQHGTDPVSLIEDELKAVWGNGEREVRFPIFLRTGRV; translated from the coding sequence ATGTCTACCCTCGACCGCTTCTCCGGACACGCCAGTCTGTACGCCCGCTACCGTATTGATTATCCAAACTCGCTGTACGATTTTTTGTTAAGCCGCACGCCCAATCGCCGGCGAGCCTGGGACTGCGCCACCGGCAACGGGCAGGCCGCCGTGGTACTTGCCGACTATTTTGACGAAGTAGAAGCCACCGACCTGAGCGCGAATCAGCTGGAAAACGCCCCCGCCCGCGGCAACCTGACCTACCGGGTGTCGGCCGCCGAGAAAACGCCCTTCCCCGACGCCCATTTCGATCTGGTCACCGTGGCCCAGGCTCTGCACTGGTTCGATGTGGACGCCTTCCATGCGGAAGTCCGGCGCGTAGCCCGGCCCGGAGCGACCCTTGCCGAATGGGGATACGGACTGAACGAAGTAAGTCCGGAAGTGGACCGGATTGTGCGGTATTTTTACAATGACCTGGTGGGGCCGTTCTGGGACGCCATGCGGCGGCACGTAGAGGACCAGTACGCCCAACTGGCTTTTCCCTTTGCCGACATCCGGCACGAACGGTTTGTAGCCAGCCGACTTTGGGACTCCGGGCGGTTTCTGAATTACCTACGCACGTGGTCCAGCGTGCAGAAATACCAGAAACAGCACGGAACAGACCCGGTCTCGCTGATCGAAGACGAATTAAAAGCGGTCTGGGGCAACGGGGAACGGGAGGTACGGTTCCCGATATTTCTGCGGACCGGACGGGTTTAG